From a region of the Rhodococcus sp. 4CII genome:
- a CDS encoding DinB family protein: MTTSQQSTATGERADILQILQEQRATLLITVRGIDDAQARQRSTVSDLTLGGLIKHVLHTEKHWVETILEPDENAEFDMEWAMEKYYMRDDETLEGLLAEYAEVARATETAVAGLDDLDVLIPLPTAPWAPERQWWTIRRTLLHIIRETGHHSGHADIIRESLDGGNTTMQMGADAGMEF, encoded by the coding sequence ATGACCACTTCACAGCAGTCCACGGCCACCGGTGAGCGCGCCGACATCCTCCAGATCCTGCAGGAGCAACGCGCCACCCTGTTGATCACCGTCCGCGGCATCGACGACGCACAGGCACGGCAACGCTCCACCGTCAGCGACCTGACGCTCGGCGGACTGATCAAGCACGTTCTGCACACGGAAAAGCACTGGGTCGAAACCATTCTCGAACCCGACGAGAACGCGGAGTTCGACATGGAGTGGGCGATGGAGAAGTACTACATGCGCGACGACGAGACTCTCGAGGGACTGCTGGCCGAGTACGCCGAGGTGGCCCGCGCGACGGAGACCGCCGTCGCCGGCCTCGACGACCTCGACGTGCTGATCCCCCTGCCGACCGCCCCCTGGGCACCCGAGCGGCAGTGGTGGACGATCCGCCGCACCCTGCTCCACATCATCCGGGAGACCGGCCACCACTCCGGTCACGCCGACATCATCCGGGAATCGCTCGACGGCGGAAACACCACCATGCAGATGGGCGCCGACGCCGGCATGGAGTTCTGA
- a CDS encoding RNA-guided endonuclease TnpB family protein, whose amino-acid sequence MHLRYKFRIYPTPAQQLSLARAFGCARVVFNDALCARIDARESGLPYPTDGQLSRRIITEAKKTPERAWLSEVSSVVLQQALADLNAAYRNFFASLSGKRKGRKFKPPRFRSRKDNRQSIRFTRSAGFKISDGRKLSLPKIGKIEIRLSRELPAEPSSVTIIKDASDRYFASFVVQTVGEPLTAVDSEVGIDLGLTAFAVLSDGTVIENPRLLRRAQHRIAKAQRAAARKQKGSNNRRKTVRRVARLHTRIADARRDFRHQASTRIIRENQAVYVENLAVNGLARTRLAKSVHDAGWSAFVSMLEYKAIRHERTFHRVDRWFPSTKMCSTCGTVGESLPLNVRDWTCIRGSVHDRDHNAAKNILAAGRAESLNACGARVSPAAMPAQRGEAGTRRDSRQAVVANPGPRVAEDVKTTFSGQQHSAETERSATVVT is encoded by the coding sequence GTGCATTTGCGATACAAGTTCCGGATCTATCCGACCCCCGCTCAACAGCTCTCGCTGGCGCGGGCGTTCGGATGCGCACGTGTGGTGTTCAACGATGCGTTGTGTGCCCGCATCGATGCACGGGAATCCGGCTTGCCGTATCCGACCGACGGGCAACTGTCGCGGCGGATCATCACCGAGGCGAAGAAGACACCCGAACGCGCGTGGCTGTCCGAGGTGTCCTCCGTGGTGCTGCAACAGGCATTGGCAGACTTGAATGCCGCATATCGCAATTTCTTTGCGAGTCTCAGTGGGAAGAGGAAGGGCCGAAAGTTCAAGCCGCCGAGGTTCCGGTCGCGCAAAGATAACCGGCAGTCCATCCGGTTCACGCGTAGCGCCGGATTCAAGATCTCCGACGGTCGGAAACTGTCGCTACCGAAGATCGGCAAGATCGAGATCAGGTTGTCTCGGGAGCTGCCCGCAGAGCCGTCGTCGGTGACGATCATCAAGGACGCCTCGGATCGGTACTTCGCATCCTTCGTGGTGCAGACCGTCGGTGAACCCCTGACGGCGGTGGATTCGGAAGTTGGTATCGACCTTGGATTGACCGCGTTTGCGGTGCTCTCGGACGGCACAGTCATCGAGAACCCCCGACTGCTCCGTCGCGCACAACACAGAATCGCCAAGGCCCAGCGAGCGGCGGCCAGGAAACAGAAGGGATCCAACAATCGGCGAAAGACGGTGCGTAGGGTCGCGAGGTTGCACACCAGGATTGCCGATGCACGCAGGGACTTTCGTCATCAGGCTTCAACGCGCATCATCCGCGAGAACCAAGCGGTATACGTAGAGAACCTGGCTGTGAACGGTCTCGCTCGCACGCGGTTGGCAAAATCAGTCCACGACGCCGGCTGGTCAGCATTCGTCTCGATGCTCGAGTACAAGGCGATCCGTCACGAACGCACATTCCATCGAGTCGATCGGTGGTTTCCCTCTACGAAGATGTGTTCGACGTGTGGAACGGTCGGCGAAAGTCTGCCATTGAACGTGCGCGATTGGACGTGTATACGTGGTTCTGTCCACGACCGGGACCACAATGCGGCCAAGAATATCCTCGCGGCGGGACGCGCCGAGAGTCTAAACGCTTGTGGAGCGCGGGTAAGTCCGGCAGCGATGCCGGCACAGCGCGGCGAAGCAGGAACCCGTCGAGACAGCCGACAGGCTGTGGTAGCGAATCCCGGCCCTCGGGTCGCGGAGGACGTCAAAACGACTTTTTCTGGGCAGCAGCACAGCGCGGAGACTGAGCGGAGTGCAACCGTGGTCACGTGA